DNA from Helicobacter pylori:
GCGATCATGGGCATTGTTATCATGTGGGGGTTGTCTAGGGTTGATCCTAGCAAGTGGTTTAGCCGTTTGGGGTTTTTTCTCCTTTTTGTCCCATCACTACTCATTATTGGCATGTTTTTTTTGCCAGAAAGCCTTTCCAGTAGCGCAGGGGGGGCGAAGCGCTGGATCCGTTTGGGGTTTTTCTCTCTAGCGCCTTTGGAGTTTTTAAAGATTGGTTTCACCTTTTTTCTTGCGTGGAGTTTGTCCCGCACCTTTGTGGCAAAAGAAAAGGCTAATGTCAAAGAAGAACTCATCACTTTTGTGCCTTATTCGTTTGTGTTTGTGGCCTTAGCGATTGGGGTGGGGATTTTGCAAAACGATTTGGGGCAGATTGTTCTTTTGGGGGCAGTTTTAGCGGTGCTATTGGTTTTTTCTGGGGGGAGCACGCATTTATTTGGCTTGATTGTTTCAGGGGCGTTTGCGATCAGCGTTTTAGCGATTGTTACAAGCGAGCATAGGATTTTACGCTTGAAATTGTGGTGGTCTAATTTGCAAAACTCGCTTTTCACGCTCTTGCCGGACAAATTAGCGAACGCTCTTAGAATAAGCGACTTGCCCGAATCCTATCAAGTCTTTCATGCAGGCAATGCCATGCATAATGGGGGGTTATTAGGGCAAGGGCTTGGGCTAGGGCAAATCAAACTTGGGTTTTTGAGCGAAGTGCATACGGACATGGTTTTAGCCGGGATCGCCGAAGAATGGGGGTTTTTGGGGTTATGCGTTTGTTTTATTTTGTTTTCTGTCATGATTGTTTTGATTTTTAGGATCGCTAACCGCTTGAAAGAGCCAAAATATTCGCTATTTTGCGTGGGCGTGGTGCTACTAATAGGGTTTTCTTTGGTGATCAACGCCTTTGGGGTGGGTGGGATTTTTCCGGTTAAGGGCCTAGCGGTGCCGTTTTTGAGCTATGGAGGGAGTTCGCTTTTAGCGAATTGCATCGCTATAGGGCTTGTTCTAAGCCTAGCACGATACATTAAGGGCTAAATTAGCCCTTTTTCAAAAATCAGTGCCATAAGAATGGCTCAATTTCCGCATCATTCAAATCAAAGACCACTTTATAATAATCTTTGACTATCGCATTAATATCCACGCCCCTAAAGGCTTCTGGGTGGGCTTTTAAAGCGATATACAAGCTAAT
Protein-coding regions in this window:
- a CDS encoding FtsW/RodA/SpoVE family cell cycle protein, giving the protein MTTDRNLFFCASLLIFLGVLMSYSLSTYTSVVLYHYGEFHFFIRQLVSAIMGIVIMWGLSRVDPSKWFSRLGFFLLFVPSLLIIGMFFLPESLSSSAGGAKRWIRLGFFSLAPLEFLKIGFTFFLAWSLSRTFVAKEKANVKEELITFVPYSFVFVALAIGVGILQNDLGQIVLLGAVLAVLLVFSGGSTHLFGLIVSGAFAISVLAIVTSEHRILRLKLWWSNLQNSLFTLLPDKLANALRISDLPESYQVFHAGNAMHNGGLLGQGLGLGQIKLGFLSEVHTDMVLAGIAEEWGFLGLCVCFILFSVMIVLIFRIANRLKEPKYSLFCVGVVLLIGFSLVINAFGVGGIFPVKGLAVPFLSYGGSSLLANCIAIGLVLSLARYIKG